A window of Bradysia coprophila strain Holo2 chromosome X unlocalized genomic scaffold, BU_Bcop_v1 contig_185, whole genome shotgun sequence genomic DNA:
ACATGTGCGACTTAGTCGCAAAGCTGCGTTTTCGTGTAACCTTAGACCTCAGCTTCGTCTCGGAACACAAAGTTGAACACAAAGTTGAACACAAAGACTCAACTCTTTGTCCCTTCACATTATGTGAATAACTCTCAGAGATAACTTACCCATGGCCTGTCCCCAGAGTCGATGTACCCATGTGCAATGAAATAGATATTTCCGTACGGATTTATTCCGATGCCTTTCGTCTTTTTCGGATCGTTCAGATCGAGCTTCCACGGTATTTGTCGATTGTGTCGATTGAATACGGGAAAGTTGACATTGATTTTATTGGGACTTTCTGGATAAAGGCTGACCGGTCGCGTTATTGTCGTCCATGGATATTCGATTGGAAAGCAGCCGTAGACTCCATAGCATTTGGGAGTTTTTGAATCTGCAAGtgaataaatttatgtaaaatctGTAAAACGAGAGAACTAATTGACCAGTGCCCCAAGGCACTTTGAATCCCTCAAAAGATTGCGGCTTAAAAACTATGCTAAATTGCTATGCATTACCTgctacgaaaaataattgttctACGACCTTCGTTGCCTGACAAgataaattgtcaaattttcaacgcCCAACTCgccaacgattttttttcttctataaaCTAGAtaacgaaaatcgaagaaCCAACGTTTTTCGTATCACATCATAATCTAACCGTTTGGCATACCAGCATCAACAGCATTTATTAGTTGCCCCAGGCGAAAGTTGATTACgtaaaatgaactgaaaatatCCTTCATGTAATAGATTATTTTCACAGAGTGCTAACTGtcatgtaatggtcaactttcgcatgggacaatcaataaaatgattcaatttttatgaaaatatcatGATCTTGAAGGCCTGTGAGCCTGTCGTGCAACAGTTTTTCTGAAAAACTCAATGTCTCACAGCCCATAATGGTAAAACTTAGCGTGGTGAATTAGTCGGTTATCgatattttatacaaaatttcaactgaacaTTGTTTGTACGGCCCTCGAACATATGTACGTTAATCTTTTAAGCAATTACCATCGGCATAGTTGATAAGAAATTGAAAGCTTCGAGACGTACGATTGAAACAAAGTTGTTTTGATGTTTGGCtcacaatttttaaatgatttgaataaacatttcgaataCGCACAAGCAACAGCGCAATAATAGAGTGCTGATGAATCTATAAGAAGAAATGCCGTTTCGAATGTTGTGTATGATTTTCTGTTATCTTACATCGACAATCGTACTATGACATCCTCTCTATGCCGACGAATGTATAGTGAATATGGACAAGAATACACCACACGAAAATCGAGAATTTTGTTCATTCTGTCGGTATGTCACTTTTATGCAACACACATCATAGTCAGCGAATTGCacaacagaaaacatttttctcgcTGTTGTTGTGTGAAAAGTgaataattcgaaaaattagaaatgttTAGAATGCACAAACTTGTCGCTCTGAACCAGTTCCGGAATATATCAGTGAGTAGATACAGTGTCACGTAAGAAATGTTAGCATTTGCTTTACATTGTTTCGTTCTTAGTTACTGTCCCGCATGTGGTCGGGAGCAAATGGAAAGCCAAAATATACCGAAAAGGAGCTGGAAGAAGcgttaaaatcaaaatttgtacaGGTGGGTCGTGGACCATTTGAAATTCATCGAATGTTTAACTAAATTGTCATTTGTGGTTGTACAGGCGAAAAACATTCAAGTGTCAGACGTTTCGGGTGGCTGTGGAGCAATGTACGAAATTGTTGTTGAATCGTCCGAATTCGAAGGAATATCCCGAGTGAAACAGCATCAAATGATCACTGACACattaaaagaagaaataaaGGACATGCACGGATTACGGATACACACCGCTGtaccaaaatagttttaaaatttaaataaaccgAATTTGCTTGTTAATAGAAAGTCGTCGGTTTTTTCTTATTCGAATGATCTCACTGGATTCTACTCACTTTTAGATTAGACTTTGTCGAGCCCGattgacaaaaattaaaatttagtcGGACAgtgaacaacaaaaacaatcatCTTATAGAACGACCAACATAACATTAACATCACAAGAGTTTCGATTATTATGATTTTATATGTTATATACATGCACAATATTCAGCTGTGGAGTCATAGTCGGCGTAGTGCATGCAGCAAAATGTACCAGAACATCCGTCGAcacaataattaatttgtaccaaaaaaattatt
This region includes:
- the LOC119068407 gene encoding bolA-like protein 3, whose translation is MFRMHKLVALNQFRNISLLSRMWSGANGKPKYTEKELEEALKSKFVQAKNIQVSDVSGGCGAMYEIVVESSEFEGISRVKQHQMITDTLKEEIKDMHGLRIHTAVPK